In a single window of the Paramisgurnus dabryanus chromosome 23, PD_genome_1.1, whole genome shotgun sequence genome:
- the tmem258 gene encoding dolichyl-diphosphooligosaccharide--protein glycosyltransferase subunit TMEM258, with protein MELEAMTRYTSPVNPAVFPHLTVVLLAIGMFFTAWFFVYEVTSTKYTRDVYKELLISLVASLFMGFGVLFLLLWVGIYV; from the exons GAGTTGGAAGCTATGACGAGATACACGAGCCCGGTGAATCCGGCGGTGTTCCCCCATCTGACTGTAGTGTTGCTGGCCATCGGCATGTTCTTCACAGCCTGGTTTTTTGT ATATGAAGTAACGTCCACAAAATACACACGAGACGTGTATAAAGAGCTGCTTATTTCTCTGGTCGCGTCGCTCTTCATGGGTTTTGGAGTTCTTTTCCTTTTGCTTTGGGTTGGCATTTATGTCTGA